atcagaaaaatgtttgcctgtgttttattgactgtgctaaggcatttgactgtgtggatcataacaaattatggataacattgagaagaatgggaattccggaacatttagttgtgctcatgaggaacctgaacataggtCAAGAAgcgtcgtttgaacagaacaaggggataccacatgctttaaagtcaggaaaggtgtgcatcagggttgtatcctttcaccatattttttcgatctgtatgctgagcaaataatccgagaagctggactatatgaagaagaatggggcatcagggttggaggaagactcattaacaacttatgACAcgtagatggcacaaccttgcttgtcgaaggtgaagaggacttaatgcatttgctgatgaagatcaaagactaaagccttcagtagggattacacttcaacacaaagaaaacaaaaatcctcaccactggaccgacaacatcatgataaacggagaaaagattgaagttgtcaaggatttcattttacttgcatccacaatcaatgcccatgtaagcagcagccatgaaatcaaacaatgtgttgcattgggcaaatctgttgcaaaagacctctttaaagtgttaaaaagcgaagatatcGCTTCGAGGaataaggtgcgcttgacccaagccatgatattttcaatcgcgtcatatgcatgggaaagctggacaattaagaagaattgatgtgtttgaattatggtgttggtgaagaatactgaatatactatggactgtgaGAAGAATGCACaactctgttttggaagaagtacacccagaatgctccttagaagtgaggatggcgagactttgtctcacatactttggatatgacatcaggagggaccacgccctagagaaggacaccatgcttggtaaggtaaaagttcagctaaaaagaggaagaccctcaacgagatggattgacatggtggctgtaacaatgggctcaaacaatgcaacaactgtgaggatggcgcagtactgggcagtgtttcattctgttgtgcatagttgGCTATGAGTTCAAACTgattctatggcacctaacaacagcatggcCAAGTAGGCTCTAAGCCTTAATCCAGTAATGCAAGGAAGATTTAATACTGTTCAGTCACAAATATGGCCAGGTCCCAGCATAGCAAACAACCAACAATTACTTCTAAGGCTGCCATGAGCAAACCTGCTCTTTCAGGCACCATGGGTGACCAGAGGCTGTTAGAATATTAGAGTGTCTCCTGCCATGGGAAATGATATTCTGGTTCTACAAGTGGCCTGCAGGAAgtgttgttttattatttttttaatttttatatgttttgttcCCCACCCAAAAGCATTTTTCAATCCCCAAGAGAAGGGGCAAAGGAAGAGAAGGCAAAGCGTTAGGAATGTCAGGATGTTGCAGGGCAGGGCTTCCCAGCTCAAGACTAAGCTCTgcctaggttcttaccttcttctgaccaagaatgaccaggagaggctcagaggttccacacaaacaaaggtttattagggacagaaagaaagtaaaaggctcacgagggagagagggagaggggttttcacctaCACCAGCCTCCATTCTCTCACTGAACAAAGGATTCCGTAGGGCTTATAAAAGTTCTTAGGCgggaaaaaggcattatctttattcattagagGGGTGGAGATTTCTAGGAGAAGGAGAGGAATTAGGAACATTAAATGCGCGCAGTTAGAATTTAAGATAGACTTCCTCGCAGAGGTTAATGGaaccaagatggagtctgtcacaaggCTGCTGGGATGTTGagcaggacttattctgggatttGTGCATGCGTGATGCTTCTGGATCTTGGTTCGAGCTCCAGCGAGGAGTCCCTTCTCATGTTTGTCTCGTGTGGAAGGTCGTTCATAGTCTATATTGATCTTTACTGCgcatgctctgcacctggtgaggccttgaaaaacaactcagaaggTTTAGCTGGttaagcacacagggccttgaaatgtagccccttatcttgtctaaaCACCCagtttgttaatcacaagtagttcTTGGGTACCAGCAGCAAAAGTTATATGGTAGTCTGCGCTTAGGTTTAGATttatttatagctggtcaagcacacagggccttgagatGTAGCCCTTATTTAATTCAGTCAGCCCGATCTCTTCTCTGTCTCAAGGAGAGGGAGTCCTGGACAGCAGGACGTCCAGTCATGCTCAGACCCATCTCTCCTGTCAGTGTGCCTGTGGccagctggggtggggtgggggagaagagagccATTGATCCGAGTTTTAAAGAACTGGCATAATTCTTAGGAATGGGCACCAGAAGGacattcttccttccctccctcccagagCCCTCCTCCCCCGCACATATTTCAAATTATCAGTTGTAAAAAGCAGTCTGCACTGTcctaagttttaaaaatattctcgTTTTTACAAAAAAAGGCTGAAAAGCAAGTTTGACTCAAAAGCTGGcttgaccgttttgccagttgattttaaaaagagaacTCTTGCTTTATTTCTTATGCATTTTACATCAATTGAGAGACGGTGGATACTGTGTATATGGCATTCAACCCAAATGTTTTTCCCAGACACCTCAGTTATCTTCTACGAACTTAATATGCCCATCACAGAATGCCTTGTTCATGGTTCTCTCTGTTATACATCTATCAGATTATCCTTGTATTTCCAACGTATTTTTTTCCTATCTTAGTGTTGTTATTCACTGTAAGAAGATTCTCAAATCTTCATTTTGAATGGTACACTATCAAAATAAAATtgatctttttttcatttattgtgttaaaaataaaacagtattTCTGTAAAAGAAGAGTTTTACTCAGATTGAAAGATTTGCAAATTGGGCAGCACCCAAATGAAAGTTCAAAACGGCGTTCTGAAGAGGGAACATAACCACATGTCTTTTATCAGAACTTTGTACAAGGTGGGGAAAGAGTATGGGGGTATGTttgattggttgacattcaacacgCTCCGTAAGGTTCTTTTATCAAGAATTTCTGTTGGCTGGGGTACTCAACCTTAGCCACAGCTTCCTGAGTTCCAGAGTTGGCTCCAGCAACAATCTTGTCGGGCCACATCAAAATGTCGCAGAACAAGTTGTTTTGGTCAAGAGTGTAGTCATAGGTCATGTACTCTAAAAAGCAGAAGCGGGGCCTAGGACAAAATGGAGTCCAGCTAAGACTGGTGTCAGCCATTTTAGTTATGCCAAGCACCTCAGTTTTAGAGTGTTCTTTCACAATTGCTTTATATCTTGAATTCTACTTCAcctgtgattaagagctacagtgagctacagctgccaactaaaatgtcagcagttggaatccactagccactccttgggaaccctatgaggtagttctactctgtcctatagggttgctatgagtaggaatggactcgacagcaaggggtttggtttccTGCTTTGTGTTTCCCTGTGTATCTCTGCTTAATCTTTTTTTAGCCTTTCTGTAGAATTGTTTGAAACAATTTATAATTGGGTTTTGAAATATTTACTCTGAGatcctttttctttaataaatttaACACATTTTTATGTATTGTCATGGCTGATAACTGGTCCTACTTTCAATCATTTTAAGCTTTCCGCTTTTTATGCTTTGCTGCCAATTCCATTGCTTTTTATCTTTGGCTTCAGGGATTATGCTTTTGTTTCTGATTGATTTGAAAAGTGATCATTCTGTTTCTACTTGTACTAAGCACTTTTGCAttgaaaaatatttgaacagttatttttctattttcacaAACAAAACTGCAGCTACTGACTCCttctaagacagggaacagagggtcTCCCAAATTTGAAAACAAAGTAACGGAATGGgtcagggcacagaaacaaagccattctccagaacaatggggcagggtatcagaaaacggcccacaaacttctttaaagttgtctttcagaagcagccggATGAAACCAGGctcagggacatgtgcagaacatccacctgtgactgctatGTGACCTTCCatcaggggcagtgaggggctgcagccacaGCAGGGAATCACACTCAGGAGGGCGAGAGCCTGTGTAggtgcaacaccccataataagtcctgctacaaatcctAGAGGCCTCCGGgaaggagccatcttagaaagccgCTAAACGCGCAACTCAGGTAACCTATCCCTGCCCAAAACGGGGTACTTGCCGGAGAACCCCACCTATGcctctgaataaacatgaatctttttcctgctcaagaatttttaaaatcccATGTAAgtcctttgttctgtgagacggggGTGAGCATAgcttaggccctcctcatctctgcttgcaagcctcttcaataaagctttgctcgtgtggaaaactcttcgtgccttacctgctcattcttgaccagtgagaggcaagaaccttgttTAATTAAAGGCATAGAAGCTCTGGCAACACTTCCTCTCATTTTTCCCCATTCTTCCCATAGCCAATTCCTGTTTATGACAATATAGTCTGAGACTACTGAATCAAATCACTTTTATTAAAAAGGTTTTAATAGGttaaaattgtgattttttttttaacatttgcagAGCTTTTTAACAATATTATTCAGTATTATATTCCGAAAATACAGATATACTCTTATTCAGTAATAGTTACTGAGGTTTACTTCCTATAATTTAATTGATTTCCACATTCACAATCAGGAGTTCTACTACAAACTTCTACTTCAAAAGTTTTTAATCTTTCAGGCATCTATAGTACAtctgtgaatgattttttttagaGGCTGGAATCTTCAGAGCCCATATATAAATAAGAATTATTTCTGTGACTGTCACAAATGATTTGATACAGAATTATTGAGCCACACGTTGACTTCCCTCTCAACGTATTATATTTGGTTTTAAACAGTATCGTACTTAATCATCAAAGCTAAAGATATAACAGGAAAACAATGACATTATCACTTGGAGTCACCTCAGTCTACTGTTCACCATCGGATTCATCGCTCACTTCCAGCAGAAAGCCTAAGGAACTCATGAATCAACCTTCTCAGCACAGAGCCGGTGCTGATACACCCGACAATTACCAAAAGAATGACAGAAGAGCATCTGATTTAAACTTTCATGATAAtaaaaacaatacagaaaaagaaactagtgaaattttttctcattttggtaACAAGGTCGTTAATACTTTATAGTTGTGGTACACTGCAAAGTTTAAGGAATAAACTAAGCAAGAGAGTTCAGTAATACATTTGATACAAGAATGTGCTATAACTTTCACAGGCACAAATCTCCTTAAGTTTCAAGCAGCTTTTTTTTTAGTCAACTCTCATTCATTGGGAGTGCTTCAAATAGGCCATCTTCCAACAAAGGCACACTCTACATCTGGCTCTTCCTGGCCACATAGGTCTTTGGGTAAACATGTTTGCActttggctgaatggtcacaTGGACGCTGTAGAGATGGCGATCGTGTATCACTACTCGGTGAAATTTCTTGCCTTCCTTCATGatgtcttcaatttttttctcagtggataaattattttctaaatggTCTGAATCTTCCAAGTAGAGTTCATCTCCtgaaaaataataacattttaatTCCATAAAGCATTAATTTACTAAACATTCCAATATTTTGGTGACATACAAATCAGTATTTTATCTAGTTCATGTGTTTGGAACGGAAATAGTTGTTAAATAAACCCAATTTGATGagcttatcaatttttttcttgtatttttattatttttctccccTACTGCCCTACCTCCTACCACCCAGCCCTGTATTTTCTTTGACAACATGAGCATTTCTGACTAGTAGGTCTTCATCAAGAACTATAACTTTTACACTGTTCATGACTGTCTTTATCCTATTCAATTGTTACCGATATTGGTCTTGATATCCATATACTTTAGGTATTTCGATGTGGGCTACTCtgataattttatgtttaaattaGAGAAATTATCATTTATACTTCAAAACTGCTGGATTGTCCTCGTATAGGTTGAATAATAAGTCTTATCACTATTCTGAGGCACTAAGACAGGTAGCCATGAAGTCAGACAGGTCACAAAGCCCTGCTATAAACTACCACAGACGCTCCATCCCATGCTCACTTAACAACTGACCACCAACAAAGTCTCTATAATTCCAGTAAGTTGACAACTTACAGGTTCTTTTTAATTCAaagttaaaatgtaaaaaagagaTAATGTATGAGAAAGAACTTCGTAATAGTCCAGAAATACATTTACATATATGCACGTGTGTGCGCCTGTAAAGTGACATTATTCAGATTTCCTGGTTATTAAAAATACTATGATTATTTTATAAACTTTGATCTTAGttaattaatacttttttttgggggggggtgcaaGCTGAAATTCATGTCTTCGTGCTGGGCAATACTGTTACACAGCTCGGTGCCTTAAATGGAAATATTAACAGAAAGCCTTGATGCTTCAGTAATTTACCTGGCAAAAGGTGGAGTGTCCCATCTGTAGTTAATAACATGATCGGCAGCCATCTTTCCCTCCCTTCTGATGCATGATCCAAACAAAATTTGTGCAAGTCTGAGAGAGAAGCAAAATTTTCTAGTCTTCTTATTTCATAGAACTGTGGCGGTGCCAACCAAATTTCTTCTGATAGGAAACTTTCAGTTGCTTCTGACGGcgataaccactatggaaaacaaaggTAGAATTTCCTGAGGTTTATTCCATAGACAACATGAAATCTGAGATCGTTAGATTCAGTAGTTAAGATCTAATTGAAGATGTTTCTAggtccttctgaaaaacatgaaaagattctATAGAGACAGCTGGGTTGATCCCTTTAAAAAGTTGATTACTGGGACACCAATCCTGGGAAGTGGTAAATAAACCAGGAGATATCACCAAGAGTTGACCTAGGAAAATTGTCCATCATAaaaggcaggagatgctgagggGGCATTTCTGAGGAAAGAACAATCACCCAGAAGCTATAAGACAGTTCCGGGAGCTCACCTAAGGCCAgagatttttttaattactttgaaCCACAATGGAGAGAACTTTTTGAATATAGCAGGCATTCAGTAGATCCCAAAAAGGTCACAAGGTGGTTCTGGTCACTCCTAAAGGAAGACTCTGAAGGGTCAATTCATGATAGCAGGCTGAGAAGTTGGTGCCCATTTGCTGCTCCCACAAATGAGTGCTTTGGCTAAGGCCCTAGGagcacagcagtgaacaagacaaagcTCTCTCAGTGACCAAAATGCAGTATGTGTGTCACATGTTACAATGGGGTGAAGAATCAGATGCCATGGGAGCTTGCAGGAAGGTCAAGAGGCATGGCTCACTCTACAGACCTGGGAGAAAGAACTCTGTAGGGCATCAACCATGCAGAATTTGCCCATTTATCTCAACTGGCCTCCCTGCTGCGATGTGCTCTTCCCAAACTCTCTTCCCATAGatatttagataaaaaaaaagatgattcaaTGAATATGGAATAATCCAAAAAGGTCTTTCCTTAAGTGGTTTACTAAATATCCACTTACACTGGGGGAAACTGATGCCTACTTCCAAGACAAAGAAGTTGAAATGGAAGATTTCTGCCTTGGATGACTCTAGGCAAGCTTATAGGCCCAACTTTATAAACACAAGTCTATGCGTGCATAAGGTAAAACCATagaagactggaaaaaaatgaTTTCTGAGGAAAGAACAATTACCTAGGAGCTACAAGACAATTCCCAGAGCTTGCCTAAggtcaggaattttttttaattctctcgaATCACAATGGGAGACCTGTTGAATATAAGAGGCATTCGGTAGATCCCAGAAGCGTCACAGGTTAGCAGTGCAGAGAATCAGCCCTAGAATAAAGGGAACAAAATACCTTAAAAACAAATCTCAAAAAGATCAAGTTAATTtgcaattgttgtttttgttaggtgtcattgatttgattttgactcagaggtTTAAGCTTAACTGACTGCCAGGAAAAGTCTAACACTCCTTAAAGGACtatgacaaaatccaacactcaaCAACATAGAATCACAATATCCGACATCTAACCAAAAATTGTTAGACATATGACAAAGCAGGAAAAGATGACCCATAActaggaaaaaaatcagccaatagaaATAGGTGCAAAAATGACAGAGATGGAATAGTAGAAAAGGGCATTAAAACCACCGTTAAAGATAAGatccttatagggtctctatgagctggaatcgactcaatggcgttgggttttttttggttatgttcaTAGATGGAAAAGAAAACATGAACAATATCAGtgaaaaaatgtaaaaaggaACTAAAGGGAACTTACAGAGGAAAAATGcctgaaatgaaaaatacacaCAATGGCATTTACAGTCTATTGAATActacataagaaaagaaaaagaacctaAAGACATAGCAATAGAATCTCTAAAAAaatgaaggagagaaaaaaagattaaaaaaataaagcaccaGTGACCTGTAGGACACTAAGACGTTGTTCAACATatgtgtaattggagtcccagaaaaacagagaagcaagaaaaatatttaaagaaataatgaacaaatctttttggttttcttaaacCAATGAACATCATAATCAAATTGGTAAAAACCAATGATTAAGAGAAAATCTTCACAccagccaccaaaaaaaaaaacattatatatacaaaggaaaaaatacaagAATCATAGACGTTTCATCAGAAAATATGGAAACCAGAAGATAACAGAGCAACACCTTTAAGTAAcaactgtcaacctagaattctgctCAGCCAAgctatcttttaaaaatgaaggcaaaacgAAGTCTTTTCAGACAAAGAAAACTGAGAGGATTCGTTGCAGGGATATCTGCACTACAAGAATGAGCAAGGAAGTCTTCAGGCACGATACCAGATATAAATTTAGGTCTACACAAAGAAATGGAAAGTACTAAAAATGGCAAATACGTAGGTAAACacataagactttttttttcactctctttAGGTGATTCACTGTCTAAAGCAAAAATAATGACAGTATTAGGGGGTTtataaaaaagtaaaagtcaaatgCATGACAATGGCATAAAGGACAGGAGGCATACAATGAAAGAACATTGTTGTAACACTATATGAAATAAAAGGTGTATATTACAAACCCTAGAGCAACCACAGAGAGGTACAGTTAATAAGccagtaaccaaaccaaaaaccaaacgtgttgtcgtcgagttgattccgattcatagcgaccctataggacagagcagaactgtcccctagggtttcaaaggagcggctggtggatttcaactgcagaccttttggctagcagctgagcgcttaacaacTGCGCAACCGGAGCTCCCCTAGGGAGtctaaacccagtgccttcgagggGATTCCTAGCCAGATGCTAATTACAGTACCTACCTCCtcaagtgaggagccctggtgtcctaATGGTTAACAGCTCAGAGGTTGGTACCCAACATCTGCTCCGCAGgcgaaaagacctggcgatctcgtaaacatttacagcctaggaaaccctatggggcagttctagtctgtcctatagatcactatgagtcggaatcgactcgacggcacacaaccaCTACCACCTCATAAAGCTGCTatggggattaaatgagttaatacttgTCAAGTGCTCAGGACAGGGCCTAGATCAGCGTGGGGAGACAAGAGTCAAAGCCTTAATGACTGTGAAGTGGGGGAAATCCGAGAGCGTTTCGCCGAGGTCATGGCTTTGTTCCTGaccgctggaaaccctggtggtgtactggttaagaacttggctgctgaccagaaggtcatcagttcaaatccaccaagcgctccttggaaaccttatggggcggttctaccctgtcctatacggtccctgtgagtcggaatcgactggactgcaaaggggtttggtttttggttttggcttcgATCCCAACCCTAATAGGTCATTTATTGACTATACGACCCTGGGGAAGTTAAACCTCTCTGGGATCAGCCCGTCTGGAGATCTGGGTGGACCTCTGCCCCCGGCCGGGTACTTATTCTAAAATTCCGGTCGCTCCCCACTGCCCGCCGTGAGGACGCACTACCTGGCAGTCCACCACCTCGGCCATGTCCGGGCAGGCGGCCGGCGGCTCGCGCAGGCAGCACAAGAAGAAGGCGGTGTCGAAGCGACTGCCGCCGGGCCTCCAGAACGGCGTCAGCCAGGCGCTCCAGTCGTGCAGCGCCCAGATGTCGGGCGTGCAGTCCAGGTGCGCGCACAGATGCAGGAAGTGGCGCGCGTCGCTGCGGACGCGGGCGCGCCAAGCGTCCAGGTCGGGCAGCGGCGCGAGGGCGCAGCAGGGCTCTGGCCCCTGCCCCGGCGCCGGGACAGGGGGCGGCGGGGCGCCGCGGGCCCGCAGCAGCAGCACGCCCGCCTCCTCGAAGGCCTCGCGGATGGCACAGATGCGCAAGGCGACGTCATCCGGGAGCGCCGCGGAGTCGCTGCCGGTGGCGTCGGGCCCGTCGCCTGGCGGAGCCGGGAAGGCGGCGCGCGGGGGCGATGCTGGGCTCAGGCCGAAGCGCGGCGGCCCATGGTGCGGCTCGAATAGACGCCGCCAGTCAGCCGAGCTGTCGGCCGCGTCCAGCACGCCGCCCGGGAAGACGTGCGCTTGGGGCAGGAAGCTCTGGCTCGGAGAGCGCCGGAGAAGCAGCAGCCGGAAGCCCGCGGCGGGCGCCGACGGGTCGGTGGGGCCCCGGAGCGGCCGGCCCGCTGCCAGCACCACGGAGGCCGCCCGCCGCCAGATGCTCGGGCCCGGCCGCAGGGGGCCGCTCATGGCGGCGGGGCGACGGCGCGGGGCTCTCCGGTACCGGTTCTAGCGCGACAGGAGCGCCTGGACAGGTTCCCGAGCCTTGCACCGACGCTAGCGCACCTGGAGGCCTTCCTGGGCTTGAGGACCGAGTCCCGTGTCTCTCAAGACAAACGCCGGGCGAGGCGCACACCGAACGCTCCGTGAACTCTGGCCGTCCCGCCTTTATCTGGGCCTGCCTGCTGGAAGGGTGGGGCGGCCGCTGGAGGAGACTGCGCCTGGAGTGCGCTTGTAACTTTCTAGGTCACTCTTGCGGAACGAGAGCTGTCACAGCCGCTAAGGAAGGGCTGTCACGCAGCTGCGGTTAGGGAGGGCCGCGTCATCCCTTCTCCTGGCGCTGGGACTGAGGGCAAGAATATTTAGGGATACACGTGACCTCCCGTGGTAAAAATGGAGGCAGACCCGGGCCCGATGACAGCTACCCCACTAAAGCCGGAAGTCTAGCACTTTTTGAAACCTATGGTAGACAAGTAACTGTGTTTCTTTTGGAGGAGGTAGGAGCAGCAAGGGCCAGATGTCAGCTCTGTAGGCTCACATGAACCCTGCCAGTAAACCAGATGCCAGATTAGAAATTTCCCACTGCATGCCTGAGTGTTAAAGGGCGTCCTTGAATTCCTGTGCCCAGGATACTCTATCTTGTGTTCTGTTAGGGCACCTTAGGTTATttggtataaaaaagaaaaaaaaagatttttttttctttattccactTTAATGGGGAATGTTTAATGGCAGTCTGGAGATACGAATTTCCCTTGGCTCCGCCTTTTTAGTGGCTGAAATGCTCTTGCCTCCAGGCACAGCCTTATTGTCTTTTGGAAGGAGCCCGTTTAAATCTAAGTCTTCTCTTTTACAAGAGGTCCCGGGATGGTCCAAACCTTTTACGCTGGAATActaaggttggctgttcaaacctatcCAACCATACCtcggagaaaaggcctggcgatctgattCAGTAAAGATCACAACCCAGAAagttatggagtagttctactctgtagtacatggggtcaccataggtcagaattgactggacacattttttttttaatcaattgtcAACGGTTTCTCCTACAACTGCTGTTATAATTGATCCCCCACTCCTTATATTTTGGATGAGATACAGAATATACTCCTGAGCCTCATTTATGAACCATTTTAATGTGGTGTATTTCCTGGGGAGAATCCACAGACGGCACCTTCAGTAtataggctgatttttttttttccacgtcATTTTCTAAAGGTGCAAATCCCTGTCCACTGACTGCATCCCCAGAAATAGAAGATGGGGTCACAAGAGTGAGAAAAACACTAGATGCCAAGGAGGGGACACATGTCCTACTTGGGGGGTCTGCTGGCTTCTAAATCCACCTTGAGTTACAGAATCCACAGTTTGGAACCCCTCCCTGATCTCTCTGACTTCATGGGACTCAGCTTTGAGACATTCATCTCAGAATCTACTGCAGAGTCTGGAGTGGTTCCCAGCAGTCTGCATTTTTAACAGTTCCCACCCAGGTTATTCCAGCCGTGGGACATGATCAAGTTCATGTCTTCAAAAATCACCTTGCCCTGACAGCGGCATGGTGACGATTGGATGGGCTGGACTGGAGGCCCATGGGATGTActaaacccagtaacccagtgctgtGAGTCTAGGCAGGAAATAATGAGGGCCTGAACTAGGAGAGTAGCTATGGGACTGTGTAGGGGAGACTTAAGAGGCAGACTTGATGCAGTGTGGTGATTGGTTGAATATGCAGAGGAAGGTGTTAAAGTTGTAGCTTGAGAGGTTGAAAGGTAGTCTTTTAATCCTAGGAGTAATGATAATCCTAGGAGTAATATTCATAACTAATATTTACTAAGTACTTACTGTGTATGAGGTAGTAAGAACTTTGTAAGTATTCTATGATCCTCATAAAACTCTTTAAGATAGAAACTGTTATAACAATTTTAAAGGTGAGAAGCCATTCACAGAGGGGTTGAGTATCTTAAGGAAGGACACACTGTTCACTGTAACATCATGGGTTTGTGGTATAAATGTTTATTTCAGTATCTGCTGGTCACTCCTGAATGAGATAACCCAGTCTTGGAGTAGTACATAGCGAAGCTCCAGAAACCagatcttttattttattttattgtggtctAAGTGAAACTTCATcccgcaaattagtttctcattcaaaaatttatacacatattattttgtgacattggttgcaatccctgcaatgtgtcagcactctcccccttccaCCCTGGTTCCCCGTGTtcatttgtccaattttcctgtcctttcctgcgtCCTCTCTTTGCATTTGGGCAGGTGGTGCCAACTtgatctcgtatacttgattgaactaaaaagcacattcttcatgtgtgttcttgtttgttttattggcctgtctaacatttagctgaaaggtggactttgggtgtagcttcagttctgagttaacacgGTGGGAAGAAAGTTTTATGGTGCATAAAttggaaaatgctttgtaatcTAGTGCCTTCCTGGAGATTGACAAGACACAGTTGCATATTAAGTAATCTTAGGTTATATGAGAGTGAGTCATGAGAACACGTAGAGTATTCCCTGAGGAagactgcgtgtgtgtgtgtgtatgcgcgtgtgctttagatgaaggtttacagagcaaattagtttcttataaaacaatacacaaattgctttgtgacattggttgtcaacctgCAGTGCGTTAACActgtccccttcttgaccttgggttccccatttctattcgtccagctttcctgtccccacctgccttctaatccttgcccctgggctggtgtgcccatttagttgaGTAttca
The Loxodonta africana isolate mLoxAfr1 chromosome 21, mLoxAfr1.hap2, whole genome shotgun sequence DNA segment above includes these coding regions:
- the NUDT19 gene encoding acyl-coenzyme A diphosphatase NUDT19, whose protein sequence is MSGPLRPGPSIWRRAASVVLAAGRPLRGPTDPSAPAAGFRLLLLRRSPSQSFLPQAHVFPGGVLDAADSSADWRRLFEPHHGPPRFGLSPASPPRAAFPAPPGDGPDATGSDSAALPDDVALRICAIREAFEEAGVLLLRARGAPPPPVPAPGQGPEPCCALAPLPDLDAWRARVRSDARHFLHLCAHLDCTPDIWALHDWSAWLTPFWRPGGSRFDTAFFLCCLREPPAACPDMAEVVDCQWLSPSEATESFLSEEIWLAPPQFYEIRRLENFASLSDLHKFCLDHASEGRERWLPIMLLTTDGTLHLLPGDELYLEDSDHLENNLSTEKKIEDIMKEGKKFHRVVIHDRHLYSVHVTIQPKCKHVYPKTYVARKSQM